The region TTGTTTGCAAGCACAGCGGTGAGACGTTTGTTGTAGTTAACCAAGTGTTAGTTAACCAAGTAGTTAGTTAACCAAGTttagcacacacaccagggggAATTTTGGCCCACTCTTCTTTGCAGATCCTCTCTAAATCATGAAGGTCGGTGGGCTGTCGCTTGGCAACTCTGACCTTCAGCTCCCTCCATAGATTTTCGATCGGATTGAGGTCTGGCGACTGGCTGGGCCACTCCATGACCTTAATGTGATGTTTCTTGAGCCAATCCTTTGATGCCTTTGCTGTATGTTTAGGGTCGTTATCATGTTGGAAGACCCACCCACGGCCCATTTTCAGATCCCtggcagaggggaggaggttgTCCCTCAGGATTGTGCGGTACatggctccatccatcttcccagTGATGCGGTGTAGTAGCCCTGTACCCTTGGCAGAGAAACACCCCCAAAACATTATGCTTCCACCTCCATGCTTGACGGTGGGCACAGTGTTCTTGGGGTCATAGGCAGCATttttcttcctccacacatggcgggtggagttgaggccaaaaagttcaattttggtcttGTCTGACCACAAAACCTTCTCCCAATAACTTGGTTCATCTTTCAAATGATCATtggcatacttgaggcgcgcctCCACATGTGCTCTCTTCAGCAGGGGTACCTTTCGGGCACTGCAGGATGTGAATCCATTGTTGCGCAGTGTTGCCAATTGTTTCATTACAAACTGTGGTCCCAGCTGCCTTCAGGTCATTTGCTAACTCCTGCCGAGTGGTTGCAGGACGATTTCTGACCGTTCTCAGCATCATTGCCACCCCACGAGGCGAAATCTTCTTTGGAGCACCGGGCCGAGGTCTGTTGATTGTCATGTTATACTCTTTAAACTTTCTGATAATTGCACCAATAGTTGTTACTTTCACATCCAACACCTTACTAATCTTTTTGTAGCCCATTCCAGCTTTGTGAAGGTCAACAATTCTGACTCTGAGGTCCTGTGAGAGCTCTTTGGTTTTACCCATGTTGGAGACTTGAAATCTGTGTGATCTGTCTGATTCTGTGGACAGGTGTTTTTCACACAAGTGATTAGTGAGAACAGGTGGCTTCAGGTCAGGTAACAAGTTGATTGGGAGTGTCTAACTGGTCTGTAAAAGCCAGAACTGCTAATGAATActaagggatcaaatacttatttcactCCATGAAGTACAAATCAATTAATATATATTCCTTAGATTTATTTTCTGgattttctttttaatattctgtctctccatgtaagAATACATCTACCATTAAAAGTATAGAATGATCATGTCTTTATTAGTGGGCCAACGAAGAAAATCAGCAAGGGAGCAAATACTTCTTGGACTCACTGTAGGTGAAGACTCACCTGGACATAGGTGATGAAACAATAGCACTGCGGGGTGAGGTGAGAGCCTGACAGCTTGACCTGGGaatgcacacgcgcgcacacacacacacacacacacacacacacccccacacaccccccgtTTGgcaacatccagctagacatgCAATACAACTTCTACCATTATAACTATACACATCCAGTCAAACTGGCTCTTATCAAACCATTAAAAGGCCTCTCACCAGTTTCTCCAGACGGGCTGGTAGTTGGCCAGGTTGTGTAGAACACAGCTTGATATACTGCATCACAAAACAAAACGCTGATTAAGAGGAAAACACCCCTTATTCCAGCATGTATAGAGGTAGTTCAGATGTGAATGtcactggtgctgttgtgtgTCAGTCTCACGTATTTGATGAAGGAGGTGAGGATGTTGTAGGTGCGGCTGAGCTCACGCAGCAGTAAGTCTGTGcagccaccagggggcagcgCTGTCTGCACCAGCTCATTCAGAGCCGTTAGCAGGGTCCCTAACTGCAGGGTCACCGCTTTCTCTACAGGGTCCTGCTGACCtgctgcttacacacacacccagtaaaTGACAGTCATCCAAAACTGAAGCGCATGCGTCTGATGTGCGAGTACATTAGCGTGTAAGAGCTGCACCTGTGCTCGTCCTCTCAGAGGTTAACTGGCTTTTTTTCATGCCGATTAACCACTCCACTTCATCCAATACCTTCCCCACCTGGGACAAAACTACgagctagagagagagggagagaaggatggATTTGAGAAGGGGACAGAGTGGACATGCTCCGTCTTACTGAGAAGCAGTATAGGGACTCACCGTGAtggctgctgctgtcttcatgCTGACCATGGCGAAGTGGGACTGTTTCTCTACTTCTACATCCTGCACAGAGGAACCGGGGAGATGTTCAGGTGAAGACCAATCACTGCCATGACTGACACACCGTATCATACAGCACTGTAAGTTTAATCCATGTCTCACCCAGAAAGAGGGCAACAACCCACAAAACAGACACGCACCCCGGCTTGAAAACGGGAAAACTCCGGACTCGTGACTTAGGGCGACTACAAACATGGAACCATTAACCTGACCAATAACTTGAGAACATGTCTGAATACAGAGAGTGGCGTGAACGGTTCGAGACCTGGTCTATGTCTCCCAGCTGGCTGTGGACGTCCTGACACAGCTCCCACAGCAGAGACACTGGACTTTTGTAGAGGACATGCAGGCTGAAGAGCAGTGAAAGTAGACCCTTACTGAAGGATATGtcctctgaggagagagagaatcacaAAGAGGAGTTACATAAGCCTCTGACTGGATTTCAGTTGTTTGTTTAAATATTGATATGAAACCATGAGGCAAGTATCAGGTTAGGGAAATTGTTTGGTTGCATTTAAAATCACACGCCTGGTGGGAACCGGGTAAGAGCAGATATTACAGCATAAATTAGTACAGAATCTGCACTCACAACAAGTATAAAAGCATAGCGTACCAAAGCTGGTTTCTTTGCAGATTTTGACTGTCCAGGTTACCATCTGGGCAAACTGTCACAGAAATGCAAGATTAAAGTCACGATTAAGGACACCTGAAAAACAGCAGTTCCCTACAGCAGGGGAAACAGGGGAAGCAGGTGTAGATATCAGGAGGTTCCTCCACGACCTGTGGAGAGCAGGGCTGCAGCAGGCGAGACAGCAGGCTCAGGACGCTGACCAGGAGCTGGGCCTCTCTACTGTTGAagtcctcctctcctccgctcAGCTGGGTAAACAGGGCGCGCTGTAGGccaggagacacacacccacatcataTTAACTCTCACACCGAATGTGTCTCTTGGACTTGCAGCCGAAAAGATGCAGAcaatatttttctttatttattcccAAGCTCCATAGATCAAGGCGAGAAATGTGTCAGTGGGCCAATACTGTCACCTActtggaagaggaagaagaaaatTCTCGGTACCTGGAACTGGCGAACGTAGAAGGCTGCCTTTTCTGTGAGGTTAGTGTTCTCAGActccccttcctcctcctcctcttcctcctctccagaaACACCTGAAAGGAAAACAAATGATGTTGGTCCTCAGCAGTAGTGTAGGAAACCATGTCTGGACTGATCCATGCAGCAAGGACTCGGTCAACAGAGTGTCACCCACGGAGAGAGCGCAGGAAGCGGGCCACTCTGGTGGGATACTGCTGCAGCACCGTACTGAAGACACGTAACAGGccctccacacagagcagagaCACGCTCACTCCCTTCTCCTTCTTCCCAGCATCCTCTACGGCAGATGGGATGTTGGTGtaacgccacaccagcacactgatggaggggaggagatgTTATCAGCATCAAGCGCCAATTACTGCGTCTCATTTTAAAGTACTGGGCCCAGAAAAGCTCATTCAGTCTGCCCtgatggttagggttagggttacgttACAATAACTGAGATGATAACTACTAAATATGGAAAGAAACAATGTGCATTTGGAAAAACAAGACATGCACGAGGCGTATCGAATGTGGCGGGACAATTCTAGCATGCAGCGGAGCAGTCCCGACGGCGCAGGACCTGGTGATGTCACAGAGGTAGCGGAAGGTCTTGTCGGGGCTCAGGCCCTCCAGCGTGTCGGCGTAGCCCGTCTCCTCCAGCTGCTGGAGCTTCTGCAGGGCCACGCTCACGGTGTGACGTTGGAGCTCCACACTGGAGCGCAGAACAGACAGACCCTCCTCATGGCTCTGAACGCTGTCCCTGGACAACACAACATCATCCACCCAGAGACACAAGACACGTCAGCCACGATGGAGCCCCAATAATTTGCACGCTAGTGCACATGGTCACAGTGCCTTTAACAGTATGACATGTTTTATTCATGTAAATTATAAAAAATTAGCACAAATTTTTAAGCCAAAGTCACAATGCAGCTTTACAAATGTCTGGATCCTGATCCCAAATGAACCAGTGAAGATCTCCCTGGGCAAATTAAGGAAGACAGCTTGGGAGTAGCAAGACAGGAGTGATCCTTGGGCCCAGCGTATAAACTGCTGGTGCTATTctacatttttatatatatcaGTTGCGTAAGAATGACAAAAGGTGCCTTTTCTCATCACACGGCCCAGTCTCAATTTCATCAGTAACCTTCCCAAAGGAAACGGTCACTGATCTCATATCATCCCACCAGCTGACCTGAAGAGCGCTGTGAGCAGGGAGGACACGAAGCCCAAGGAGAGGAGGCTGCGTGGACTCCTACTGGAGGTACTGCGGCTCTTCCCAGATTTCTCCCTCAGGATCTCAGCAAGCTTATAGTAACGATTAAAGAGCTCCAAGACATCCTGGAGACGACTCTTActgctcaacacacacagaacatggaGATGATCCAGTTTAACCTTCACAATAAAGCAATAATACACGATGCTCGAGCAGTAACATAAGTGAAGTTACCTGTAGTTGGCTGTGATGAAGTTGTATTCTATGAGAACTTCATACATCCCCATCACCAGTACAGCGTAGATACTGTTCTTCACCCCGACGCTGGACGCCATGGAGAACTCGGCTGACTTGTCCTGTGGGGAACCAAATGGGGATAACCTGGGCTGATCTCGGATCAGTTCTGTAGTCTCATTTGAGGCATGTTTGAATGCAGTCTGAATTCAGGTCATAGCTGATGCTTCTTAGATCCAAATGTTTGTGCATGattatatatttgataataataatatctgAAGTTTGTATGACAGGTAAATTAAAAGTACATGAAACTGACAGTAGACTTAGGATCATAAGAGCTAAAGATGCATTTGATCGTTTTCATGGTATGAAATGTAGCAAAATCACGGGTACTCAAATGTAACTGACAATTTAATACCACACAAGCTGATGAAACAATTTATACAATGACTCTTTGGACTTCTGTTATGGAATAAAAAACCAAATTGATTTGCATTGACTTAAAATCATTTAACCAAAAATTTGTGAAAACAGTAAATATCTTGTAATTTTAGTTTTAGAAAAATTACCTTATTGCTCGTATAAACTGAAAGGGATTGTGAAAAAAAGCAAATAAACTAGCAGAGCAGTGTGCAACTCTTAATCCAATGCCAAAAAACACAATCTAACCCACATTTTAGATGCTGCTAGACACAGAAGGGTTGATAACTGCTGATGTAAAGAACAGAATACTGGACTGAGTAGGTAGTGATGGAAGAGATGATCTGTATTTTGAAGACCTCGGTGAAGTAAACGTCCAGTCATAAACCATGACAAACCATGACGCATCAACAACCCAACTCGGAGGTCATTTTAAATCAAGAGAACCGTATTTCGCAATATGTTCCTAAGATTCTGTTGAATCTTCCCTAAACTGCTCCTGATGCATTACCAGCTCAAAGTCCTCCAGCTCAGTCTTCAGCATGCGTCTGGTGATGCTCTCCAGGACAGCACAGAGCTCGTCCTGGAACCCTTCCTCTTCATCCTCGTCTTCATCATCGCTTGCTCCTGCAGCGGGCTCACGTGTACTCTGACACCACAGCAGGCAATGAACAGTACAGGAGAGCAAATGGGCCTTAAGGAAtgaaggaggaaaaaaaaaaaacaagaaagagTATAATCAACCAATCGCAAAAGAGTAGAAGTTCCCATCCACTCACACTCAGAACGTTATTAGATGGTTCAGTACCAGAGGTTCCTGGAGGAAGACCTGGTCTCCCTGTGCACTGATGCATGACTCCAGCTTAACTGGGGGCAGCAGGTCCTGTTCGGGCTCATAATACCGTCTCAGCtgatcacacacgcacacagaactTAGTACACGCGGTTGTCAAACAATATGATGTTAATGAAGATCTTGCCAGTAGCTTGAATGCCTACCTGTGACAGAAGGGTTTGCATGATAGAACTTGCCAGTTGGGAGTTGCGTCGGAGAACGTCATGGAAACCCTTTAAAGCAAACAGACAGGCAATAAATAATGTCCAATCTGCATTTATGCAACACAGTCCGGTAGGAAGTCCAGGAGAGCGGCTGTGCCCACTGAGCAGAGCGAGCGAGAGTGTTGAGTGCAGGTGGAGGTCGGCGGACCCACCTGGTAGAGCAGGAGACGCACGTCCGCCTGCTGACCAAGGCATCGACGCAGACTACTGAGGATCTCCAAACAGAAGGACTCGTTAGCAGCAGAGTTATACCGCGAGTGCACGTCTGCCTGgacctgggacacacacacacacacacacacagcatcaaaCTTCTGCTCACTCTCACCATGACGCACGGATTAAGAGGACGACACCGGAAGAGCGGAAAGACAGACAGCGCCCTCACCTGGCTGGAGGTCATGGTCTGACTGGAGGTCATGGTCTGGCTGGACTGGCTGGGGGCAAAGCTGCCCAAGACCCGGAAGTTCTTCAGCAGCAGAAGGAACCCGGCCACGGCAGACTTGCGCCCGTCGAGCTGACTGCAGCGAgagcgatgtgtgtgtgtgtgtgggcagggaTTCACACCGATCGATGATTACATCAATGCATTTTTTTGAAGCGGTCAGTTTACATCAACAGGAAACGTAATAAACCACCTTTCGAATGTTTGGTAATATGAAAATAAAAGGGTGTGGGAAGGAAACGTACATGACGATTCCTGGTTGCTGTAGAAAAATTAATGCTGGGATAACAGTTACTGAATAGTTAAAAAGAAAAATGGAACTTTATCCAAGTCTTGTGTGATCATCTTTCTTACCTGGAGAACATGGCTTTCCTCAGCACCAGAATCAGGGCGTCTTTTAAGGACACGCTGACCTTCAGCAGTGGCTGAAGAGAGGAAATGTCAAGAGACATTTTTTTGGAGAAGGAGAAGCATTACAACAGATGAACTTCTGAGCTCATTTACAAAATGACAGAGGCTATGACAGTTAAACTCAAAATGCCTCTACTAAACAGCACACTGGGTTTTCCAAGGTATGAACACCAACTCAGAACTTTACCCACCGTTTAAAGGGGGGACCGCAGTGAATACTCTATTGGCTGGGATTACCTGAACAGCTCTGAGAAGCCCCTGCACTGTGCTGAGAGGGAGGAAAGACAGCTGGTCAAAGGTCTCAGTCACTTTTGAGGATGACTCCAGGAGGATCATGGGAGCCGAGATGACAATGTTAGAGAGCAGTTCTAGAACAGGGAGATGATGGacgaaaaagaagaaaaattacACCCCAAATTTCTATTTGCTGTGAGATATTCCTTGTTTGCATAAGGAATTTCATTTCATACCgatgaaatgggtaactggtGAAGCCGTCTTCGTAACCAGTCGATTCAGCACCTGCTCCAGGATCTCGCTTCTGATTGGCTCATGCATCTAGGGAGGAAGAAGACAGCATCTTGTCTAAATGTCAAAAATACACTACCAAGCTTACCAGACACAAAATATGCTGAAGAAAGAGATTTTCCTGGGAGACTTTACTTTGAAGCTCTCCAGGAGAACTTGTCCACCAAGGCGGCATGCCAGCTGGGAGGGGGTTTTAGCTGCACCAGTGGGGGATTCAGTTGTCTTCCCAAAAGGTCCTGGCTTTGGCCCAAAAGAGTCCATAAGGATGAACCCTAACTGCACCAGGCTCTGAGTGACGTGGTCCCAGCCAAACACACTACAGATGCCACATTAGACAagaacaataaataaaaatggttGAAGGAATTCCAGTCCCAAAGGGTCCTTCCAAAGCCTTCTTTTTAGCATATTCTTATTCTTTTATTTTAAATCTCCAAAATATAAAAGAGTAAAAGTTCTTGTTTACATTGTCTCCATAGTGAGAAgccataaacaaataaaaaagttCTGCAAAGTCAGGAAGCGTCTGTTTGAAGCGTCACTTGATGGTAACAATGACAAGTCCAAATTCACTAAAGCAATGACGGAGTAATGCCAAGCCTAGCTATAGACAGTCAGTGTGAACAAGCAGTGTTCATGCTGACCTGTTCTTGACGGTGTCTATAATCATGTGAGAGACACTGCTGCTTGGGGGCAGCAGATCCTGTAGGAACCTGGAACCCTGCTGAAGCTGCTCATCCTTGAAACTCTTAATGACAGCTCCTTTCAGGAACTCGAACACCTGGAGAACATCCAGAGGGCCAGGAAGATAGGGCCTTGGAACCCTTGGCTAAGCCTTCCTGGTCAAAGCTCCTGCATTACGACAGCCTCTTGATATTGCTTCCAGCCTGGCTTTTTAGAAATCTCTCCTCTTGACATTTACTACAGCATTATTGTTTTACACCAAGATTTAAAATGAGCCTTTATCATCTCACTGCTTTTTTCTGGAAATCAAGAAATTATTTCAAACAAGAGCACTTTTATAGATACACTGAAGATGAGGTTAACTGCTGTGGTCAAACTCCACAAATCAGTGCCGGAGAACATTGCTACATTGATTTATCTGGCACAGTAAGACTCATGGAGCCAAGGACAGATACTAATGGATAAACATGACATCCAATTTTAAATACTGCATTGACCAAAATAAGGAGTGTATGATGCATGATCAGAAGAGCTGTGTGGATATATACGAGATGAAGGTTTGTGTAGAGAAAGCAACAGGAGGACAGAGGGGCTACCTGGTCCTCGTAGCGCTGTATGCGAGCCACAGAAAGCAACAGGGCAATACTAAAGGGACACAACAGCTGCCCTTGACAAAcctacagaaaaaaaacaaccttagaacacacacccacacacacacacactcagagactCCATGCATCAAAGTACAGCATACATAAATAGCAATTACAGCAtagtataataataacatttattatttttaaaaagttacTAGGCTGTGTTTGTATCTGTGCTGGGCAACCTTGATGCTTTTTAAGAATTCCTTGCCGAGCTCCTGGTCAAGGCGAATTGCGAATACAATGTGCAAAATGGTGGTTCCTTCCACATGTCTGAGCTGGTCCTGTGGGATGGTCTGTGCCTCCACATCCATAGTCCTGATGACATTCATGCACTCAGTCTGGGCTCTCAGCAAAATGTTATGAGACATCtacaaacacatttcaggaTCTACACCacagtgatgggggggggggggggggggggggggcactcacTCTCCTTTCTTCTGCTCATCTTTCTGATGCAGGTCCTGCACTCGAAAGTAGTTTTTAATTCCATCCAGCACAAGCTTTTTACAGccctgtgcaaaaaaaaaaaaaacaaaaaaacacgaGACTGCTTAAAATCAGTGTGCAAACACTGTGGAACGGCATTAACAAGAGACAGGTCATATACTTGGGGAGATTATCCTTCTATAGTgttttctcaatgtaatgtttAATGTAATGCAAGACCTACCTGCATTTTCAGAGGTatctatacaaataaatattactcagtgactaaaatataaaatgtgtgtAAATATGACTGTAATAATAACAGGTAAGGTCAGCAGACCTTCGCAGAAAGAAGGAGAAGCTGGTAGACCAGAGGAGGGATCTCTTGCAGGTCCAGCTTGAGGAACATCCTCAAGACCTTCTCAATTACAAACTGCAGCTCCTCTGGAGATAAGGGCACATCCCTGAGAGAAACGTCAAATACACCCAGATACACTCAAATACACTCAGATACACCCAAATACACCCAGGCCTTTAATGTGCTGAAGAAGGGTTTCCTCAAAGTGCCACAGAACAAAAATAGCAGTGTCACTGAACAGGTGATGGAAAACCTATGAATGAAATGCTTTTGAGACCTGGACAAGGGACAATCAAAGACTCTCTAACCTGAACATGGTGGTGAGGTGGATAACACTCTGTGGATCCCACCTgtattgaaaaaataaatacataagattTGGAGAAATACATGAAGTAGTTTAGAAAAGTTCAACAGTACAGCCTAAACATCAATGCCTGATTTAGGGTTATCTTATTACTATATAGGTGTCTAGGTAAGATTCAATCTGTAATATATGGGGGGTATTCTTCTAATGTTGTCTAATGCATCAAAGGGGGAGTATCGAAGCAATCTTACAAAATGATCATGTGACTGAGGACTAGCGGTCGAAGCATGTTCGGTACTGGGAAGGTCTGGGGTATGGAGACAGTGTGTGGACCCTGCTTTGACTTAACCGCATGGCTAACTGCACTGTGCCACTGGAAATTACCTAGAGCTTCCAGTGAAGATAACTAGTTTGCTCCAATCTTTAGCCAAGGTCACCCACTGCACATTTTATAGTATGTCCAGTATTAAAACAGAGTGGTTTAATACTGTAggtttcaatcaatcaatcaatcaatcaaattttatttatatagcgctttttacaacagttgttgtcacaaagcagctttacaagtgccgagtcctagcccccagtgagcaagccaagggcgacagtggcaaggaaaaactccctaggttTATTACCTGCTTGAGCACAGACTGTTGATCAGTTGCTTCTTGTATTCATCTCCACTTAATTCACCTAAACAAACAGAAGCCAGTGAAAACTAAGATAGAACAGTGATTCTCTCTGTATTATTGTAGCCTAGAATCCCTACACGTGTAATAAGGGCAGgaaagtgagagacagacagagatagaaatatatcaaaatcacctttgcCATAGGCCACAGTCTCTGTACCCGCCAGGGCAGTAAGGATAGTGGGGAAGAGCTCCAGAGATTTGCCACTACCCATTTCACCTACTTTAATAGCATCCACAAATAGAGACGCTAACACTGCCAGTGAAGGGCCAGCTAAAGTGTGTGTCTATGACACATTTAatggtaaaataaagttaaaatttTCCAAGGAGAATATGCAGCAAACATGTTCATATTTGATAAGAAAACAGAAAGACATATGTCAGTACTAAATAAAATGGGCAGTATTCTCACCTCCAACATTAACAGCCCAATAATGTCTGAGACCACCTCTGTCTGTAGGTCTCCAGATTCACACAGAGGAATACagtgtttatacacacacaacctgcgaCTTGCTCCATTCGAATCACTCACCGGTGAGCCTTAAATGAGATGCACAAGATTAGCCATAATTAATCTTTATTAATTATGAAGCCTAATTGTCATGATATTACATTATTTAGGACCACTATGCAGGAGGAATACACATCAAAGAGTTTATTATTCAAATTACCTCTGAATATGGCTTTGATCAGGGCAGCTCCATTCTTTCCTTTCAGGGCTGCATTTGTAATTAGTACAGTCAGCTGCAAATCAAGAACTTGAAATGTCACTTAGGAAAAGGTTTTTATTTCTGTCCAAAAACACAGTTTGAGTATTTCATCACACCCTCGCTGACTGGGACAATGACCAATGACTGAGAAACATCATTTATCAGTTTGTCAATTCTGAACAGCAGTTTCAAAACAAGTAAATCTGTGCAACTTCTGCATCTGTGGTACCTAAATACAAACCTGATCATCAGAAAGAGAATCAAGGTGCTGCTGGAGCTCCTTAATATCATCTCCTTCTGATAAGGACAGAATCTGGTCAACAGCTCCTCTCATACTGCACGCGCATTCAGGTCTGTAAACCCatttaaacatacacacacacacacacagagagagagaggtgttacAGTTACTGTCATCTCAAGCTTAGCCAACTACATCAATAGTAAAACCAAAACACTGTGAGAGTTGCAAGCAGCTCGACATTTAAACTATACAACACGTCATGAAAGATTTTGTATTTAACCTACATACATGTATTTAATCTAATTTATTTAATCTACCCCATTTAGAACGACAGACAGCAAACTAACTGTTTAATAAAAGGCCCATTACAAATGATCATTTATATCCCATAGCTTCAATTTTAATAATGTTTCCAACAGCTTCGTAACCATAAATTGCGTGAAGGTCAGAATTAGGAAAATGACCTACCTGTCCCGTGAACGCCGTTGGACAGTTGGACAGACAGTTAGACAGTTGGACAGACAGTTCGCGTTAATGTAGTTTCCTTCTTTCACGCTACTATTCCAGCTAAGAATGACTGAAATATCCCGCCAGATGAACTACAACGTCACTTCCTCTGACGCAACAGAGCGCGTGATAGGTTCGTcctcgagagagagagagagagagagagagagagagagagagagagagagagagagagagagagagagagagagaggctttgCGACAGTCAAAGATCTCGGTTATAATAACGTTAGCATGTAAAAGAGGTTGAACTGTCTTATTTGGCAGCACATTAGGCTAcatccaacaaaatgttttgggAAATTCTCATTTAGCATTAGATGCTACAGTTGGctctaatattatatatatatcagcaACATCCAGGCTTAACATCTATTTATTACTGGGGATAATTACCTTCAGATTCTgactttttaaacattttactgatCTCCTCTGCTCTTATACATGTTACATGCGCTATACAtaaactatattgccaaaagtattcgctcacccatccaaatgatcagaatcaggtgttccaatcacttccatggccacatgtgTATAagattaagcacctaggcatgcagactgtttttacaaacatttgtgaaataatGGGCAACCCTTCcattccagcatggaactgtaataggatgccacctgtgcaacaaattcagtcatgaaatttcctcactccaaAATATTatacagtcaactgtcagctgtattataagaaaatggaagtgtttgggaacgacagccaCTAAGTGGTGGGCCACGTAAACTGAAGAGGTCGCTAACTTTCTGCAGAAtgaatcactacagacatccaaacttcatgtggccttcggATTAGCTcaggaacagtgtgcagagagcttcgtggaatgggtttccatggtcgagcagctgaaTCGAagtcatacatcac is a window of Brachyhypopomus gauderio isolate BG-103 unplaced genomic scaffold, BGAUD_0.2 sc85, whole genome shotgun sequence DNA encoding:
- the fanci gene encoding Fanconi anemia group I protein isoform X3; its protein translation is MFRDVPLSPEELQFVIEKVLRMFLKLDLQEIPPLVYQLLLLSAKGCKKLVLDGIKNYFRVQDLHQKDEQKKGETMDVEAQTIPQDQLRHVEGTTILHIVFAIRLDQELGKEFLKSIKVCQGQLLCPFSIALLLSVARIQRYEDQVFEFLKGAVIKSFKDEQLQQGSRFLQDLLPPSSSVSHMIIDTVKNSVFGWDHVTQSLVQLGFILMDSFGPKPGPFGKTTESPTGAAKTPSQLACRLGGQVLLESFKMHEPIRSEILEQVLNRLVTKTASPVTHFIELLSNIVISAPMILLESSSKVTETFDQLSFLPLSTVQGLLRAVQPLLKVSVSLKDALILVLRKAMFSSQLDGRKSAVAGFLLLLKNFRVLGSFAPSQSSQTMTSSQTMTSSQVQADVHSRYNSAANESFCLEILSSLRRCLGQQADVRLLLYQGFHDVLRRNSQLASSIMQTLLSQLRRYYEPEQDLLPPVKLESCISAQGDQVFLQEPLAHLLSCTVHCLLWCQSTREPAAGASDDEDEDEEEGFQDELCAVLESITRRMLKTELEDFELDKSAEFSMASSVGVKNSIYAVLVMGMYEVLIEYNFITANYSKSRLQDVLELFNRYYKLAEILREKSGKSRSTSSRSPRSLLSLGFVSSLLTALFRDSVQSHEEGLSVLRSSVELQRHTVSVALQKLQQLEETGYADTLEGLSPDKTFRYLCDITSVLVWRYTNIPSAVEDAGKKEKGVSVSLLCVEGLLRVFSTVLQQYPTRVARFLRSLRVSGEEEEEEEEGESENTNLTEKAAFYVRQFQRALFTQLSGGEEDFNSREAQLLVSVLSLLSRLLQPCSPQFAQMVTWTVKICKETSFEDISFSKGLLSLLFSLHVLYKSPVSLLWELCQDVHSQLGDIDQDVEVEKQSHFAMVSMKTAAAITLVVLSQVGKVLDEVEWLIGMKKSQLTSERTSTAGQQDPVEKAVTLQLGTLLTALNELVQTALPPGGCTDLLLRELSRTYNILTSFIKYYIKLCSTQPGQLPARLEKLVKLSGSHLTPQCYCFITYVQSGEMNVGANGKKKKKKEEEVASAKILRETKAVPTLIYNIEQYEKFLIYLSKKSKVNLMQYMKLSTSRDFRINAATLDAALQEQDNSQQTEETPVSEESQAPKKKKRKQ